The following proteins come from a genomic window of Mucinivorans hirudinis:
- a CDS encoding archaeal ATPase fused to C-terminal DUF234 domain yields MKFYNRTTEIAELQRIKEMAYNDHSKLTVITGRRRIGKTSLILNALKDDVIVYLFVSRKSEADLCSGFCSEIERQLAVFVPKMDSFIEVFRFLLEQAKNQKFTLVIDEFQEFININESVYSDIQNYWDQYRTATKMNFIVSGSIYSLMTKIFQDKKEPLFGRADAMIKLTPFTTAVLKEIMSDYKQDFTNDELLALYTYTGGVPKYVELLVDNKALTIPKMIKYICQSDSPFIDEGRNLLIQEFGKKYGNYFSILDAISSGMNTQSQIEAFMGEKSIGGQLSKLETVYEVIKKQRPLFAKDGSQTVRYEVSDNFLRFWFRYIERNRTLIELGNYEGLSRLINDDYPVYSGKTLELYFKQKMQESFEYRAIGSWWEPKGSQNEVDIVAITLDNKKAFVAEVKRQKKNFKPQLLETKIEVLKTKILYKYVIESTCLDITDM; encoded by the coding sequence ATGAAGTTTTACAATCGCACCACTGAGATAGCTGAATTGCAGCGTATAAAGGAGATGGCATACAACGACCACTCCAAACTGACCGTGATAACCGGTCGTCGAAGAATTGGCAAAACGTCGCTTATCTTAAACGCACTGAAAGATGATGTAATCGTCTATCTTTTCGTGAGCAGAAAAAGTGAAGCGGATTTGTGCAGTGGCTTTTGCTCTGAAATTGAACGGCAATTAGCTGTTTTCGTCCCAAAGATGGACTCTTTTATCGAAGTATTCCGTTTTTTGTTGGAGCAGGCGAAGAACCAAAAATTTACGTTGGTGATTGATGAATTTCAGGAGTTTATCAACATCAATGAGTCGGTGTACAGCGATATTCAAAACTATTGGGACCAGTACCGCACGGCAACCAAGATGAATTTCATTGTAAGCGGTTCCATCTATTCGTTGATGACAAAAATCTTTCAGGATAAGAAAGAGCCGTTGTTTGGTCGCGCCGATGCGATGATAAAACTTACCCCTTTTACCACTGCTGTGCTGAAGGAGATAATGAGCGACTACAAGCAGGACTTTACCAATGACGAGCTTCTCGCACTCTATACCTATACGGGTGGCGTGCCGAAGTATGTGGAATTGCTGGTCGATAACAAAGCCCTGACCATCCCTAAAATGATAAAATATATCTGTCAGAGCGATTCACCGTTTATCGACGAAGGGCGTAATTTATTGATTCAGGAGTTTGGAAAGAAATACGGCAACTACTTCTCGATATTGGATGCTATTTCGTCGGGAATGAACACACAATCTCAGATTGAGGCGTTTATGGGCGAAAAGAGCATAGGCGGGCAGTTGAGTAAATTGGAGACGGTGTACGAGGTAATCAAGAAGCAACGTCCTCTCTTTGCAAAGGATGGTTCTCAAACGGTGCGATATGAGGTCTCTGATAACTTTTTGCGTTTTTGGTTCAGATACATCGAACGAAACCGCACGCTTATAGAGTTAGGAAACTACGAGGGCTTATCTCGTCTGATAAACGATGACTACCCGGTTTATTCAGGTAAGACGTTGGAACTTTATTTCAAACAGAAGATGCAGGAGAGTTTCGAGTACAGGGCTATCGGTTCGTGGTGGGAGCCAAAGGGTTCTCAAAACGAAGTAGATATTGTTGCCATTACGCTCGATAACAAAAAGGCATTCGTAGCCGAAGTGAAGCGACAAAAAAAGAATTTCAAGCCGCAATTGCTCGAAACAAAGATTGAAGTACTGAAAACAAAAATACTATACAAATACGTCATTGAATCTACGTGCTTGGATATCACCGATATGTAA
- a CDS encoding Mobile element protein has translation MGRKVKQLKNYTSEEVKALIDNDDKHKVGVKLCAVYQMGKGKSSRVLEDFFQVSFKQICNWATRFDNEGIEGLVDKPRSGRKPNISAEQKAELSTILKSSSEAMGYNSGSWSGTLVKDLLKNHFGLEYSISHTYNLLHLLGFSFQRTKGVYPERDETKREVVRAEIKKT, from the coding sequence ATGGGACGAAAGGTAAAACAACTAAAGAACTACACCTCAGAGGAGGTAAAGGCGCTCATTGACAATGATGACAAACACAAGGTTGGCGTAAAGCTATGTGCCGTTTACCAAATGGGCAAGGGTAAATCTTCACGTGTATTGGAAGATTTTTTTCAAGTTTCATTTAAGCAGATATGTAACTGGGCTACACGTTTCGACAACGAAGGTATTGAGGGTCTGGTCGATAAACCTCGCAGCGGAAGAAAGCCTAATATATCTGCGGAGCAGAAAGCGGAACTTTCAACCATCCTTAAGAGCAGTTCCGAAGCTATGGGCTACAACTCAGGTAGCTGGTCGGGTACATTGGTTAAAGATTTACTCAAAAATCATTTTGGATTGGAGTATAGCATATCTCACACATACAATCTTTTACATTTGCTAGGATTTAGTTTTCAACGCACAAAGGGAGTCTATCCCGAAAGAGATGAAACCAAGCGAGAAGTAGTTCGTGCAGAGATAAAAAAAACTTAA
- a CDS encoding Mobile element protein, whose product MQTTGQRERVTGFGAVNYLTGQLTVNFEEKGNAQTFKKHLRKILNDYRDKMQIIIYADNVKFHHAKALDGFLKAHPKLQLRFLPAYSPDMNPVERVWWYMRKHITHNRYLSSIKERIAKFWQLLSFALKPNDKLKTICVINY is encoded by the coding sequence ATGCAAACAACTGGACAGAGAGAGAGAGTAACAGGTTTTGGAGCAGTGAATTACTTAACAGGGCAACTGACTGTAAACTTCGAGGAGAAAGGTAACGCTCAGACTTTCAAAAAGCACCTTCGCAAAATCCTAAACGACTATCGAGATAAAATGCAGATAATTATCTATGCAGACAATGTGAAATTTCATCACGCCAAAGCACTGGATGGATTCCTGAAAGCACACCCAAAGTTGCAACTCAGATTCTTGCCTGCCTATTCTCCAGATATGAATCCTGTCGAGAGGGTGTGGTGGTATATGAGAAAACACATCACTCACAACAGATATTTGTCTTCTATCAAAGAGCGTATTGCCAAATTTTGGCAGCTATTGTCATTTGCTCTGAAACCAAACGACAAATTAAAAACTATTTGTGTAATTAATTATTAG
- a CDS encoding Mobile element protein has protein sequence MRKIQYKSTGIAGLFDHEQALEQLSNKGNALERLSEVLDFEIFRELLEDSILTKEKNNNAGAKPYDVVMLFKILILQRYFGLSDGQVEYQIIDRASFKAFLGLSSGDKVPDEKTVWSFREKLTNNQTIEKTFVLFRDVLNAKGLILNEGKMVDATFATAPIQRNTREENKQIKDGDGAALWNI, from the coding sequence ATGCGCAAGATACAATACAAGTCGACAGGCATCGCTGGTTTATTTGACCACGAGCAAGCATTAGAGCAGTTATCTAACAAGGGTAATGCTCTTGAACGATTAAGTGAAGTATTAGATTTTGAGATATTTCGCGAGTTATTGGAGGATTCCATTTTGACCAAAGAGAAGAACAACAACGCGGGTGCAAAACCATACGATGTCGTAATGCTATTCAAGATTTTGATACTTCAACGCTACTTCGGATTATCTGATGGTCAGGTAGAGTACCAAATCATTGACAGAGCAAGTTTTAAGGCGTTTTTAGGGTTATCTTCGGGTGATAAAGTTCCCGATGAGAAGACGGTTTGGTCTTTTCGCGAGAAATTGACCAACAACCAAACCATAGAAAAGACCTTCGTTCTTTTTCGCGATGTACTCAATGCGAAAGGTTTGATTCTCAATGAGGGAAAGATGGTTGATGCTACATTCGCAACTGCTCCTATTCAACGCAATACCCGTGAGGAGAACAAGCAGATAAAAGATGGCGATGGTGCTGCATTATGGAATATATAA
- a CDS encoding SusC/RagA family TonB-linked outer membrane protein: MNFTYLTRTAVITLTLAFGVLQPTTLRAGNSETSYLNLQQKNITVAVKVTDVTDMPIVGATVFLESNTRISAATDVQGIAVLRNVPEEGTLEISFLGMVTQKIKINGRAQIHVTLKEDVKAIDEVVVVGYGKQKRSGMVSSVNTVTSKEIRLPTRNLTNNLAGQLAGLIAIQRSGEPGEDDASFWIRGVSTFRGGTAPLVLVDGVPRRMQDIEPDEIDTFSLLKDAAATAVYGAEGANGVILITTKRGRVERPKISFSAEHSIVTPTRLPGFLGSVEFMNAYNEALWNEGSPDIWTQEYISRFDKNSPDRDSDLYPNVNWLDLLNKTTSSTRATVSFQGGTEKARYFVGTSYYTESGIFKKNRQAEYNNNIGLDRFGLRSNIDLNVSNTTLLSLDVNSTYTELNSTGFPSAYIFRQMLTTCPNLFPMVYSDGTLAGHPQGKDESRQNPYNMLMNSGYQKEWRVNLQTKIALTQQLKFITEGLNARINVAFDANVDFNTERMKNPIEYNATGRDDNGKLIYTNVNPNGTDNLSMTTGASASKNIYIDASLNYNRTFNENHDVTAMFLYMQKDRQVHSTPLAYRKQSLVGRITYSYKSRYNFEGNFGYTGSENFAAGHRFGLFPAVGVSWYLSNEKFYSGKVKDILSKLKFRVSYGLTGNDATGGARFLFRGTIDQRATPYSLGWTDTNLLNSLSGIRESQFAAPNLTWEIETKRNYGIDIGMFNGKLDLAIDYFDNLREDILLRRQTIPKVTGFVQMPWQNFGRVQNRGFDASLVYNQTFGAVRLGFRANVTYARNKILEIDEVPPRYEWMARTGTRIGERYLLQADGFYRYEDFDITGEGLARRFTLKEGVVRSSYNANIRPGDLKYKDLNGSGVIENYDHAFGGAPPNPELVYGFGINVEYKGFYAGVFFQGAGSTSTVLGGYFDAGFFPFSRSYTQSSLRSFATDRWSDRGANGTVVEPRWDALYPRLSTMGNENNSRLSTHYLRDASFIRLKNAQVGYNFPKRWLSRIGVNSARVFCTGTNLAVWDKIKYWDPEMGNANEGLNYPLTMNISFGLEVVL, translated from the coding sequence ATGAATTTTACTTATCTAACCCGAACAGCTGTCATCACATTGACCTTGGCTTTTGGAGTGTTGCAACCGACAACGCTTCGTGCAGGCAATAGTGAGACTAGCTATCTTAATTTGCAACAAAAAAACATCACCGTAGCTGTGAAGGTAACAGATGTAACGGATATGCCCATTGTGGGTGCAACTGTTTTTCTTGAGTCCAACACACGCATCAGTGCCGCAACCGATGTTCAGGGGATTGCGGTTCTGAGGAACGTACCTGAGGAGGGGACGCTCGAAATCTCATTTTTGGGGATGGTAACTCAAAAAATCAAAATTAACGGGCGTGCCCAGATTCACGTCACCTTGAAAGAGGATGTCAAAGCCATAGATGAGGTGGTGGTTGTCGGTTACGGCAAACAGAAGCGCAGCGGGATGGTATCCTCGGTGAACACGGTGACCTCGAAAGAGATTAGGCTACCCACTCGTAATCTCACCAATAATCTCGCAGGTCAGCTTGCCGGTCTTATAGCTATTCAGCGTTCGGGCGAACCGGGCGAGGACGATGCCTCCTTTTGGATTCGCGGAGTCAGCACCTTTAGAGGCGGCACGGCTCCTCTTGTTCTTGTGGATGGCGTACCTCGTCGAATGCAGGATATTGAGCCGGACGAGATAGACACATTTTCGCTCTTGAAGGATGCTGCTGCCACGGCTGTCTACGGCGCTGAGGGGGCGAACGGCGTTATTCTTATAACGACAAAACGCGGGCGCGTGGAGCGCCCCAAAATATCGTTCAGTGCCGAGCACAGCATTGTTACGCCGACCCGTCTTCCCGGATTCCTCGGCTCTGTGGAGTTTATGAACGCATATAATGAGGCATTGTGGAATGAAGGCTCACCCGACATTTGGACACAGGAGTATATATCTCGATTCGACAAAAACAGTCCCGACCGGGATAGCGACCTATATCCCAACGTGAATTGGTTAGACCTTCTCAACAAGACCACCAGCTCCACACGAGCCACAGTTAGTTTCCAAGGGGGAACAGAGAAAGCTCGATACTTCGTGGGCACATCTTACTATACCGAGAGCGGTATCTTCAAAAAAAATAGGCAGGCGGAGTACAACAACAATATCGGTCTTGACCGTTTTGGTCTCCGCTCCAACATTGACCTAAATGTCTCCAACACGACCCTTCTTTCGCTGGATGTAAACAGCACATATACCGAACTTAACTCTACAGGATTTCCCAGCGCATACATCTTCAGACAAATGCTTACGACGTGTCCGAACCTCTTTCCGATGGTCTATTCGGACGGTACACTGGCAGGACACCCCCAAGGTAAGGACGAGAGCCGTCAGAATCCGTACAATATGCTTATGAATTCGGGATACCAGAAGGAGTGGCGTGTAAATCTTCAAACTAAAATAGCTCTCACTCAGCAGTTGAAGTTCATCACCGAAGGGCTGAATGCGAGGATAAACGTAGCCTTCGATGCCAATGTTGATTTCAACACAGAGCGTATGAAGAATCCGATAGAGTATAATGCCACCGGTCGAGATGACAATGGAAAGCTTATATACACCAATGTTAACCCCAATGGTACGGACAACTTAAGTATGACCACAGGAGCTTCTGCATCTAAGAATATCTACATTGATGCCTCTCTGAACTATAATCGGACATTCAACGAAAATCACGATGTAACTGCAATGTTTCTGTATATGCAAAAAGACAGACAAGTTCACAGCACCCCTCTGGCATACAGAAAGCAGAGTTTGGTTGGTCGGATAACATACTCTTACAAATCACGTTATAACTTCGAGGGTAACTTCGGATATACAGGTTCCGAAAATTTTGCCGCAGGTCACCGTTTCGGTCTCTTTCCGGCGGTGGGGGTGAGTTGGTATCTGTCGAATGAAAAATTCTACTCGGGCAAAGTTAAAGATATCCTCTCCAAGCTCAAATTCCGAGTCTCATACGGTCTTACGGGTAACGATGCCACCGGCGGTGCTCGCTTTCTATTCCGCGGAACGATCGATCAGCGCGCTACACCATACTCTTTGGGTTGGACTGATACGAACCTTCTAAACAGTTTAAGTGGTATCAGAGAGTCTCAGTTCGCGGCACCTAATCTCACGTGGGAAATCGAAACCAAGAGAAACTACGGTATCGACATTGGTATGTTCAACGGCAAATTAGATTTAGCGATAGACTATTTCGACAACCTTCGTGAGGACATTCTGTTGCGACGTCAGACGATCCCCAAGGTAACCGGTTTCGTTCAGATGCCTTGGCAAAACTTCGGCAGGGTGCAAAATAGAGGTTTTGATGCTTCGCTAGTCTATAATCAAACCTTTGGAGCTGTTCGCTTGGGATTTCGTGCCAACGTAACCTACGCACGCAACAAAATTCTCGAAATAGACGAAGTGCCGCCCAGATACGAATGGATGGCACGAACAGGCACGCGTATTGGTGAGCGATATTTGCTTCAGGCTGACGGGTTCTATCGTTACGAAGATTTCGATATTACAGGTGAGGGGTTGGCGCGCAGGTTTACATTAAAAGAGGGTGTTGTCCGCTCATCTTACAACGCCAATATTCGTCCGGGCGACCTCAAATATAAAGACTTGAACGGAAGCGGCGTAATTGAGAACTACGACCATGCCTTCGGTGGAGCCCCCCCTAATCCGGAGTTGGTATACGGCTTCGGCATTAACGTTGAATACAAAGGATTCTATGCCGGGGTATTCTTCCAAGGCGCGGGTAGTACATCAACCGTTCTCGGGGGTTACTTTGACGCCGGTTTTTTCCCATTTAGTCGGAGTTATACACAATCCTCTCTTCGATCATTTGCAACAGACCGTTGGTCTGACCGCGGAGCTAACGGCACAGTGGTCGAACCCCGTTGGGATGCCCTCTACCCCCGATTGAGTACAATGGGGAACGAGAACAATTCCCGCCTATCTACCCACTATTTGCGTGATGCAAGTTTCATACGTCTCAAGAATGCCCAAGTCGGCTACAACTTTCCGAAAAGATGGTTGAGTAGAATTGGTGTAAACTCAGCGCGGGTCTTCTGTACGGGTACAAACCTTGCCGTATGGGATAAAATCAAATATTGGGACCCCGAAATGGGTAATGCTAATGAAGGTTTGAACTACCCTTTGACAATGAATATCTCCTTTGGTCTTGAGGTTGTACTATAA
- a CDS encoding SusD family outer membrane protein, protein MKNILTALTALIISVTIQSCKFLNVSDQRAGELTIEEAFNNVNWTRRWHRFIYTGIPDIGSRSHKGTDLNGLTMPWGGFSDEIWGYSIIEYACRDGYNASSAQFHRWGVYQQIRQAWQFIDNAHEIPQVGQGDYLLQEDVDKLKAEAYFFIGYYHWLLFELYGPIPIVDKAIDPTLSDITFSRASVDECVSFIEEMYTKADKNLNLINQEANLRSIPSRITTAALRVKLYAYAASPLYNGAHQAAMALQNEDGKKLFPLKDESKWQRAKEAVEAYLTISAPYHEIHRCGPPENRNVGFDANESLYTLFQQYNKEIIWATSSSSWGGTNTAGHIPHITPRGLAFALPAYGWLQEVIDDFRMANGKKIDDPGSGYSMDEEFKRTPMEVKMFNRAVHPNAGTYETFNDNIAKMYQNREPRFYQWVTYQGRRWQIKTSLIIDYRKGGNNDNSSGSNSRTGYLVKKFYPENIISEGRPARIKFIPSIQIRHAEMLLLSAEVLNEATNGSDARIMQFINDVRTRGGLPTLEETYPGKSWNKEAKWQAMAEEKRIEFLDEGQRYFDVRRWMVAHRARVPITEGGKTHQFGQKGQFHILYQDGEVGSYDDLFRRYAHASAMRQFNESWYLYPISFDEIQKSKGKLIQNPGW, encoded by the coding sequence ATGAAAAATATATTGACAGCATTGACCGCGTTAATAATCAGTGTAACGATACAATCGTGCAAGTTTCTGAATGTATCAGACCAGCGGGCAGGTGAACTAACCATTGAAGAAGCTTTTAACAACGTGAATTGGACAAGGCGTTGGCATCGCTTTATTTATACCGGTATTCCCGACATCGGTTCGCGCTCCCACAAAGGAACTGATTTGAACGGCTTAACAATGCCGTGGGGCGGATTCTCGGACGAGATTTGGGGATATAGCATCATAGAGTATGCCTGCCGAGACGGCTACAACGCATCCTCGGCACAATTCCACCGCTGGGGGGTTTATCAGCAAATTCGTCAGGCTTGGCAGTTTATCGACAACGCCCACGAAATTCCGCAGGTAGGTCAAGGAGACTACCTCCTACAAGAGGATGTGGATAAACTCAAAGCCGAAGCATACTTCTTTATCGGCTACTACCATTGGCTGCTATTTGAACTCTACGGTCCTATACCAATCGTAGACAAAGCTATTGACCCGACCCTCTCGGACATCACCTTTTCCCGAGCAAGTGTAGACGAATGCGTCTCATTTATTGAAGAGATGTATACCAAAGCTGACAAAAACCTCAATCTAATCAATCAGGAGGCTAACCTTCGCTCAATTCCCAGTAGGATTACTACTGCCGCCCTGCGCGTAAAACTATATGCCTATGCGGCAAGTCCGCTCTACAACGGAGCACATCAGGCTGCTATGGCTCTACAAAATGAAGACGGCAAAAAGCTATTCCCCCTCAAGGATGAATCTAAATGGCAACGGGCAAAGGAGGCAGTGGAAGCCTATCTAACCATCTCTGCCCCATATCACGAAATTCACCGATGCGGTCCTCCTGAAAATCGAAATGTCGGCTTCGATGCCAATGAATCACTATACACCCTTTTCCAACAATACAACAAAGAGATTATTTGGGCAACATCAAGTAGCTCTTGGGGTGGAACAAATACCGCGGGACACATTCCGCATATTACCCCTCGCGGTTTAGCCTTTGCACTGCCCGCTTATGGCTGGCTGCAGGAGGTTATTGATGACTTTCGTATGGCTAACGGTAAGAAAATAGATGACCCAGGCTCGGGGTATAGTATGGATGAAGAGTTCAAGCGTACTCCAATGGAGGTCAAGATGTTTAACCGTGCCGTACATCCGAATGCAGGTACATATGAAACATTCAATGACAACATTGCAAAGATGTACCAAAATCGCGAACCTCGATTCTACCAATGGGTTACATACCAAGGCAGACGCTGGCAAATCAAAACATCATTGATTATAGATTATCGCAAGGGGGGCAATAACGATAACTCATCGGGAAGTAATTCGCGCACGGGTTACCTTGTCAAGAAGTTCTATCCTGAAAATATTATCAGCGAAGGGAGACCTGCCCGTATTAAGTTCATTCCCAGCATACAGATTCGTCACGCCGAGATGTTGCTTCTATCTGCCGAAGTGCTTAATGAGGCTACAAACGGCTCTGATGCTCGTATTATGCAGTTTATCAATGACGTTCGCACTCGTGGCGGCCTGCCCACTCTGGAGGAGACCTACCCGGGGAAGAGCTGGAATAAGGAGGCAAAGTGGCAAGCTATGGCTGAGGAGAAACGAATCGAGTTCCTGGACGAGGGTCAGCGCTACTTCGATGTTCGACGCTGGATGGTTGCCCACCGGGCGCGCGTCCCCATCACAGAGGGTGGTAAGACTCACCAATTCGGTCAGAAAGGTCAGTTCCATATATTATACCAAGACGGAGAGGTCGGAAGCTATGACGATTTGTTCCGACGCTATGCTCACGCAAGTGCAATGCGACAATTCAACGAATCGTGGTATCTATACCCCATCTCATTCGACGAAATACAAAAATCAAAAGGAAAATTGATTCAAAACCCGGGGTGGTAA
- a CDS encoding Transposase and inactivated derivatives, IS5 family has protein sequence MLGKLPEKGQMDLFRPMLDGFIDERHELVALANAIDWSYFEKEFRCYYSEFGAPSVPLRQIIGCLLLKQMYNLGDETIAKAWVMNPYFQYFCGSHFFEHEFPFDPSDFVHFRKRIGEAGFEKIFAYSVTLHGESVEKSSKFVLSDTTVQENNTTFPTDAKLCKKVIDKCNKIAKAEGISQRRSYTRQSKQLVRDTHNSKHPKRAKMARRAQRRLRTIAKTQLRELKRKMSKEQLEKYAEILNLCERVVNQQKGDSNKIYSLHKPFTKCIAKGKAHKQYEFGNKVGLTATGSRGRKIITSIRAFVDNLYDGHTIEPLLSQMVSNNISLPKELVYDRGGKGAKQIMGVSILTPDKAKAKDSSYTKRQKREKFRSRAGIEPIIGQLKSDFRMAQNYLMGEQGIQINALLSATAWNLKKWMEKFKENFLWLFFRKVFAADFYGFAA, from the coding sequence ATGCTTGGAAAGTTACCTGAAAAAGGGCAGATGGATTTGTTCCGTCCGATGTTGGATGGTTTTATAGATGAGCGCCACGAATTGGTCGCTTTGGCTAATGCTATTGATTGGTCTTATTTTGAGAAAGAGTTTAGATGTTACTACTCTGAGTTTGGTGCTCCGTCAGTTCCCTTGCGCCAAATCATCGGTTGCTTATTGTTGAAGCAGATGTATAATCTTGGTGATGAGACAATAGCTAAGGCGTGGGTTATGAATCCATACTTTCAGTACTTTTGTGGTAGCCATTTTTTCGAGCATGAGTTTCCTTTTGATCCAAGTGATTTTGTCCATTTCCGTAAACGTATTGGCGAGGCTGGTTTTGAGAAGATTTTTGCATACAGCGTTACCTTGCACGGCGAGTCGGTGGAAAAATCGAGCAAGTTTGTGCTTTCCGACACTACTGTTCAGGAGAACAATACCACTTTTCCCACTGATGCTAAATTGTGTAAGAAGGTCATAGATAAGTGTAATAAAATAGCTAAGGCAGAGGGTATTTCGCAACGTAGGTCTTACACTCGCCAGAGTAAGCAGTTGGTTCGCGACACCCACAACTCGAAGCACCCAAAGCGTGCCAAGATGGCGCGCCGGGCACAACGACGATTGAGAACTATTGCCAAGACGCAGCTTCGAGAGTTGAAGCGTAAGATGAGTAAGGAGCAACTTGAGAAATATGCAGAGATACTGAATCTTTGCGAGAGGGTAGTCAATCAACAAAAGGGCGACAGCAATAAGATTTATAGTCTTCATAAACCTTTTACCAAATGTATAGCTAAGGGTAAGGCTCACAAGCAGTATGAGTTTGGCAATAAGGTTGGCTTGACAGCTACAGGTAGCAGGGGCAGGAAGATTATCACATCCATACGTGCATTTGTGGACAACCTCTACGATGGGCATACCATTGAGCCGTTACTTTCTCAGATGGTTAGTAACAACATCTCTCTTCCTAAGGAGTTGGTTTACGATAGAGGTGGCAAGGGTGCCAAGCAGATAATGGGAGTATCCATTCTTACACCGGATAAAGCTAAGGCTAAGGATAGTTCATACACAAAACGTCAGAAGCGAGAGAAGTTCAGGTCTCGTGCCGGCATTGAGCCGATAATTGGTCAGTTGAAGTCGGACTTTCGTATGGCTCAGAATTACTTAATGGGCGAGCAAGGCATCCAAATCAATGCATTGCTATCGGCTACGGCGTGGAATCTGAAAAAATGGATGGAGAAATTCAAAGAAAACTTTTTGTGGCTATTTTTTAGAAAAGTTTTCGCGGCAGATTTTTATGGCTTTGCGGCGTAA
- a CDS encoding Replicative DNA helicase, intein-containing translates to MYANLLFFKPYLFLAFCVGTTDFSIRRWWCSFDCVSSKWYGVVSEDSI, encoded by the coding sequence ATGTATGCAAATTTGCTGTTCTTTAAGCCTTATCTGTTTTTGGCTTTCTGCGTGGGTACTACAGATTTTTCAATTCGGAGGTGGTGGTGCAGTTTTGATTGTGTGTCGTCTAAATGGTATGGGGTTGTATCCGAGGATTCGATATAG
- a CDS encoding putative hemolysin secretion protein, translating into MPSDNREYSPQSTEIFGKMPHWIIRRGMCVIFLIFAGLIAGSYLLKYPQIVVAPITITTINPPTDLIAKTTGRIDTIFAKEGATIHQDQVVAMLQNSTKYQDANNVLEHIENFDPADSNSWIEQNYSMGELQSPFSEFRTQYLNYQHYIKADNIGKKRRLLERQTEQHKKYLRQLTSQRGLIKRDYEYTLINFRRDSALYADRVISSLEYERSAQAKLQKESAMASYEASLTTTELTVMQMEQQLLELDLQYDNETTTYKNQINESRTRLLAQICQWQQNYLLISPIVGRLSFAKFWSSNQHIQAGEKLATIIPADSSEVVGIMEVPSAGFGRVAVGQTVNVKLNGFPYFEYGLLKGVVNRISSVPEKDGYIVEVTFPQGLQSTYKEQLQLIQRMDGTGDIITRDQRLIQRFIQPLRAFFDR; encoded by the coding sequence ATGCCATCAGACAATAGAGAATACAGCCCCCAGAGCACCGAAATCTTCGGCAAGATGCCCCATTGGATAATCCGCCGGGGTATGTGTGTGATATTCCTGATATTCGCCGGACTCATCGCCGGCAGCTACCTGTTGAAATATCCCCAAATCGTAGTTGCCCCAATAACCATAACCACAATCAACCCGCCAACAGACCTTATCGCCAAAACTACGGGACGCATCGACACAATCTTTGCAAAAGAGGGAGCAACCATCCATCAAGACCAAGTGGTGGCTATGCTTCAAAACAGCACCAAGTATCAAGATGCAAACAACGTTCTGGAACATATCGAAAACTTCGACCCCGCAGACAGCAACTCGTGGATAGAGCAAAACTACTCTATGGGTGAATTGCAAAGCCCCTTTTCGGAGTTCCGCACCCAATATCTCAACTACCAACACTATATCAAGGCGGACAATATCGGTAAAAAGAGACGACTATTGGAGAGACAGACCGAGCAACACAAAAAATACCTCCGCCAACTCACCTCGCAGCGAGGGTTGATAAAGAGGGATTACGAATATACGCTAATCAACTTCAGGCGGGATTCGGCACTATATGCCGACCGGGTAATCTCCTCTTTGGAGTATGAACGTAGCGCGCAAGCAAAGCTCCAAAAAGAGAGTGCAATGGCAAGCTACGAAGCTTCGCTTACCACGACGGAGCTTACCGTGATGCAGATGGAGCAACAACTCTTGGAGCTCGACCTGCAATACGATAACGAAACGACAACCTACAAAAACCAAATCAACGAGAGCCGCACACGCCTCTTGGCACAAATCTGCCAGTGGCAACAAAACTACCTGCTCATCTCGCCGATAGTGGGGCGATTGTCCTTTGCAAAGTTCTGGAGCAGCAACCAACACATACAAGCGGGCGAGAAGTTGGCAACAATCATCCCGGCAGACTCCTCCGAGGTTGTGGGTATAATGGAAGTGCCCTCGGCGGGCTTCGGACGGGTGGCGGTGGGTCAGACGGTGAATGTGAAGTTGAATGGCTTTCCATACTTTGAGTACGGGTTATTGAAAGGTGTGGTAAACCGCATCTCGTCAGTTCCCGAGAAGGATGGCTATATCGTGGAGGTAACTTTTCCGCAGGGGCTGCAATCGACCTACAAAGAGCAGCTCCAACTCATCCAACGGATGGATGGCACGGGCGATATTATAACCCGCGACCAAAGACTGATTCAAAGATTTATTCAGCCGCTTAGGGCGTTTTTTGATAGATAA